A stretch of DNA from Takifugu rubripes chromosome 15, fTakRub1.2, whole genome shotgun sequence:
gtgtgtgtgtgtgtatgtgttaaatGTGATAAAATGCTTTGTGTCATAGTGatgtttgtctttattaaaGCAGTTTAAACTAATTTGtcacatatttatattttacagatctgtgtgtgtgtgtgtgtgtgtgtgtgtgtgtgtgtgggagagagagagaacacagaCCTATTTCATATATATTATGTACAGTACAATACTGAAGGTTGCTGAGTTGTACATACATACAGTGAATACAGGGTGcaaagattgtgtgtgtgtgtgtgtgtgtgtgcgcgcgcgtgcatgtgGCTCAGTTCCAGATCTTAAGGAAGCTGTCCCAGGACCCAGTACACACCGCCATGCCGTCATCCGTCACACCCAGACAACTCACACGATTGTCATGGCCAGCCAGGACTCCTGCAGGAGGGACACAGTCAGACAAAAGAGGACTTGTTACTGTCGAATGTTTTCCTGCCgactgggaaaaaaataactCGTTTTAAAAACCGCACAGAACACAGCGATCCAGTGTTTACTACCTCCTCCAGATAGAACACAGAGCGGCCTGTTCAGCTGGAGACCAGTATATCTACTGGCATTTGGAAAatagttattttattttgacaaTTTAAGCTGTTAGCAGCCTTCCTGGACCGTCAACAGGACTAGTTAGCATCAGGTTTACTCATGATCAACCACCTCCAACAAGCATCTGCACCCCTGAGCAGATCTGCAGCGAGAGTTTGACCCAGGAGGACGTGGTGAAGAACCTTTCCTCACACAAACTAAGAGACCAGTGACCTAAACTGGGCCTTTTTTTGAGAGAAGCTCACCTAGCGATGCTGTAACCCTGGGCAACAAGGCCCGCCTTCGTCCACCCACCTGCTCGGTCTCCCTTCATGGCGTCCCAGATGTTGCAGTTAAAGTCGTCATAACCAGCCAGCAGCAAACGGCCGGAGCGCGAGAAGGCCACCGACGTGATGCCGCAGATGATGTTGTCGTGGCAATAGAGGCCGAGCTCCTGGTCCGCACGCAGGTCGAACAGCCTGCAGGTGGCGTCGTCGGAGCCTGTGGCGAAGGCGCTGCCGTTGGGAAAGAACTGCGGAGAGGCACCGGAATCAGTGTCGATACCAGCAGAGGTTGGAGAAAAACCGGTGACATCATCGCGCGGTCGTGTCCTGCTTTCGGCTCTGCGTGAAGTCGATGTTCCGGCTCACCTGAGCGGCAAACATCATACTCACACAGATGGCGTTGATGTCGGACTCGTGACCCGTGAACGTCTGCCGGCACATGCTGTCCCTGATGTCCCACAGTTTGACCGAGGCGTCGCAGGCCCCCGAGACGAAGGTGCGCTGATCGGGCGACAGGGACAGGCTCATGACGTCGCCGCTGTGGCCGGAGAACACCGTGGTCTGCTGACTCGTCTCGATGTCCCACAGTGCGCTGGGGCAAAGAGAGAACGCGGGTCAAACAGAGTCCGCGCCTGAGGCCGGCCCGGACCGTGGCGGCTCACCAGGTGGTGTCTCCAGAACTTGTGATGATCTGATTGTCGTCGATGAAGCGGCAGCAGGACAGGTAACCTGACACCACATGAGACAGGTAAATCTACCGGCTGGCGTCCCCGCTCATTAAAAACCAAATGTTCCCAGGCTCCGATCCACCAGAACCAGGTAACCGGGCTCACCTGTGTGACCTGGCAATTCCCTGCTGACCCTGACGTTGCCTTCCCGAGTCTTCAGGCAGTAGATGGAGCAGATGTTGTCCAGGCCGCCGCAGGCCACGTAGTTGCCCGAGGGGGCGTACGCGCAGGTCATCACCCAGGAGGAGCGCAGGGGAATGGCGTGGATCTAGGGAAGAACATTTCTGAGTCTAAAGAAAACCAACCCTGCGAGATGAACACGACCCGGCCATGAATCCACCCCTGCAGTAGGAGACCTGCTTTAGTTTCCAGTTGGGACAGAGGCCAAACTGGGAAAGCGAATCCCCCTCTGATGAAGAACGAAGCTGAATTATTCAGCGGACTTTACCTTGTTGGTGGTGTAGCTGTCCCACACGATCAGCTTTCCATCCTGGGAGGCACTGACGAGAAGCCTAAACGGACGCAAGCAAACAACGGACGTCCACGAATGGACGCCGATTAGGGACCTTTTCCAACACATCGTGCTGCTGAATGACTGGAACTAGATCACAGTTTGATGCTCTGATGATATTTGTTGCATCTTTTGTGCGACGTTATGAGTTGTAATAAAATTGGAAGGTTCAGGAACCAGGAAGTGCATGGACAACCCCCATGTTGACACGTTTGGTGGAG
This window harbors:
- the gnb2 gene encoding guanine nucleotide-binding protein G(I)/G(S)/G(T) subunit beta-2, which codes for MSELEQLRQEAEQLRNQIRDARKACGDSTLTQITAGLDPVGRIQMRTRRTLRGHLAKIYAMHWGTDSRLLVSASQDGKLIVWDSYTTNKIHAIPLRSSWVMTCAYAPSGNYVACGGLDNICSIYCLKTREGNVRVSRELPGHTGYLSCCRFIDDNQIITSSGDTTCALWDIETSQQTTVFSGHSGDVMSLSLSPDQRTFVSGACDASVKLWDIRDSMCRQTFTGHESDINAICFFPNGSAFATGSDDATCRLFDLRADQELGLYCHDNIICGITSVAFSRSGRLLLAGYDDFNCNIWDAMKGDRAGVLAGHDNRVSCLGVTDDGMAVCTGSWDSFLKIWN